A window from Candidatus Methylomirabilota bacterium encodes these proteins:
- the uvrA gene encoding excinuclease ABC subunit UvrA, which translates to MPRPLGLLIEGARQNNLKNISLEIPHDRLTVITGVSGSGKSSLAFDTVFAEGQWRYIESLSTYARMFLDRVDRPDVDRIEQIRPAVALEQKNPVRTARSTVGTATEVYDYLRLLYAKIGRIHCPACGGAATSHSPESIVDALLAEHAGARALIGFRLPVPAGQTPPELWASLTRRGFARVRVGEAVVDLAAPPPQLESAREIAVILDRLTLDPAQRRRLTEAVETALREGSGRVEVDVVGRGLLAFAESLKCPGCALGLDRPQPLLFSFNHPLGACPECKGFGNVLKYDETLVVPDPTRSLADGAVEPWTYPSGRWYQRQLLKAARRHALDVSKPYAALSEKERRLVYDGDGSFPGIQGFFEEVESYRYKLHVRVFLSRYRSQSPCPACAGARLKPAALAVRVAGLTIAEFTVLTIEHAARALADLRLSAWETSVAREILKQLNAKLTFLLRVGLGYLTLSRQTRTLSGGEAQRINLANQLGSQLVGTLYVLDEPSIGLHARDTTRLADLCRELAQAGNTVIVVEHDRSFMEAADHIVELGPGSGERGGEIVFNGPLAEFRKATHSLTARYLGGRETIAVPLVRRTGRRHLLLTGAHEHNLKSVTMRVPLGTLTVVSGVSGSGKSTLVHDTLYRAVARAFKTDFASPGAYDALIGLEYLKGVRLIDQEPIGRTPRSNPVTYVKAFDEIRKLYAGQPRARALGLSAGAFSFNVPGGRCEKCQGDGFEKLEMYFFEDVYVSCQECEGRRYRPDVLAVKYRARNISEVLGMTVDEAIDFFAVQPALARRLRVLADVGLGYLRLGQPATTLSGGEAQRLKIAAELGARSTSDMLYVLDEPTTGLHLDDVKRLLGVLNRLVDAGNTVLVVEHHLDVIKSADWVIDLGPEGGDEGGEILAEGPPEAIAQTSGSYTGKFLAELLPKLNGKNGRA; encoded by the coding sequence ATGCCGCGCCCCCTGGGACTCCTCATCGAAGGAGCCCGACAGAACAACCTCAAGAACATCTCGCTCGAGATTCCCCACGACCGTCTCACCGTCATCACCGGGGTGTCCGGCTCCGGCAAGTCGTCGCTGGCCTTCGACACCGTCTTCGCCGAGGGGCAGTGGCGGTACATCGAATCGCTCTCCACCTACGCGCGCATGTTCCTCGATCGCGTCGACCGTCCGGACGTCGACCGGATCGAGCAGATCCGGCCCGCCGTCGCTCTCGAGCAGAAGAATCCGGTGCGCACGGCGCGATCCACCGTGGGGACCGCCACCGAGGTCTACGACTACCTGCGTTTGCTCTACGCCAAGATCGGCCGCATCCACTGCCCCGCCTGCGGCGGGGCGGCGACATCACACTCCCCCGAATCGATCGTCGACGCGCTCCTGGCCGAGCATGCCGGAGCCCGCGCGCTGATCGGCTTCCGCCTGCCCGTGCCGGCGGGCCAGACGCCCCCCGAGCTGTGGGCCTCGCTGACGCGGCGGGGCTTCGCGCGCGTGCGGGTGGGGGAGGCGGTGGTGGATCTGGCCGCGCCCCCGCCGCAGCTCGAGAGCGCCCGCGAGATCGCGGTCATCCTCGACCGCCTCACGCTCGATCCCGCGCAGCGGCGCCGTCTGACCGAGGCGGTGGAAACGGCCCTGCGCGAGGGCAGCGGGCGAGTCGAGGTGGACGTGGTCGGCCGGGGCCTCCTCGCCTTCGCGGAAAGCCTGAAATGCCCGGGCTGCGCGCTGGGGCTGGACCGCCCCCAGCCCCTGCTCTTCTCGTTCAACCACCCGCTGGGGGCCTGCCCGGAGTGTAAGGGGTTCGGCAACGTGCTGAAGTACGACGAGACCCTCGTCGTCCCCGACCCCACCCGGAGTCTCGCCGACGGCGCGGTCGAGCCGTGGACCTATCCCTCGGGCCGCTGGTATCAGCGCCAGCTGCTCAAGGCCGCCCGGCGCCACGCACTCGACGTCAGCAAGCCCTACGCCGCCCTGAGCGAGAAGGAGCGCCGGCTGGTGTATGACGGCGACGGCAGCTTCCCCGGCATCCAGGGGTTCTTCGAAGAGGTCGAGTCGTACCGTTACAAGCTGCACGTGCGCGTGTTCCTCTCCCGCTACCGCAGCCAGTCGCCGTGCCCGGCCTGTGCCGGGGCCCGGCTCAAGCCGGCGGCGCTGGCCGTGCGGGTGGCGGGGCTGACCATCGCGGAGTTCACCGTGCTCACCATCGAGCACGCCGCGCGGGCCCTGGCCGACCTCAGGCTCAGCGCCTGGGAGACCAGCGTGGCCCGGGAGATCCTCAAGCAGCTCAACGCCAAGCTCACGTTCCTCCTGCGCGTGGGGCTCGGTTACCTGACGCTCTCGCGCCAGACACGCACGTTGTCGGGCGGCGAGGCCCAGCGCATCAACCTCGCCAACCAGCTCGGCTCCCAGCTGGTGGGCACGCTCTACGTCCTGGACGAGCCGTCCATCGGCCTGCACGCCCGCGACACGACGCGGCTGGCCGACCTCTGCCGTGAGCTGGCCCAGGCCGGCAATACCGTCATCGTCGTCGAGCACGACCGGAGCTTCATGGAGGCGGCTGACCACATCGTCGAACTGGGCCCGGGCTCGGGCGAGCGCGGCGGCGAGATCGTCTTCAACGGCCCGCTGGCCGAGTTCCGGAAGGCGACGCACTCGCTCACCGCGCGCTACCTCGGCGGCCGCGAGACGATCGCGGTGCCCCTGGTCCGCCGCACCGGCCGCCGACACCTCCTGCTCACCGGCGCTCACGAGCACAATTTGAAGTCGGTGACGATGCGCGTGCCGCTCGGCACGCTGACCGTCGTCAGCGGCGTGTCCGGGTCCGGCAAGTCCACCCTCGTCCACGATACGCTCTACCGCGCCGTGGCGCGCGCCTTCAAGACCGACTTCGCGTCCCCGGGCGCCTACGACGCGCTGATCGGGCTCGAGTACCTGAAGGGGGTCCGCCTGATCGACCAGGAGCCCATCGGCCGGACACCGCGCTCCAACCCGGTCACCTACGTCAAGGCGTTCGACGAGATCCGCAAGCTCTACGCGGGGCAGCCCCGCGCCCGGGCGCTGGGGCTCTCGGCCGGCGCCTTCTCGTTCAACGTCCCCGGCGGGCGTTGCGAGAAGTGCCAGGGCGACGGCTTCGAGAAGCTGGAAATGTACTTCTTCGAGGATGTGTACGTCTCCTGTCAGGAGTGCGAGGGGCGCCGCTATCGGCCAGACGTGCTGGCGGTGAAGTATCGCGCCCGCAACATCAGCGAGGTGCTGGGCATGACCGTCGACGAGGCGATCGACTTCTTCGCGGTGCAGCCGGCCCTGGCCCGGCGGCTGCGCGTCCTCGCCGACGTCGGCCTCGGCTACCTGCGGCTGGGGCAGCCGGCCACCACCCTCTCGGGCGGCGAGGCCCAGCGCCTGAAGATCGCCGCCGAGTTGGGCGCGCGGTCGACCAGCGACATGCTCTACGTCCTCGACGAGCCGACGACCGGCCTCCACCTCGACGACGTCAAGCGGCTTCTCGGCGTCCTCAACCGTCTGGTCGATGCCGGTAACACCGTGCTGGTCGTGGAGCATCACCTCGACGTCATCAAGTCGGCCGACTGGGTCATCGACCTCGGGCCCGAGGGGGGCGACGAGGGCGGCGAGATCCTCGCCGAAGGTCCGCCCGAGGCGATCGCGCAGACGTCCGGGTCCTACACGGGCAAGTTCCTCGCGGAGCTCCTGCCGAAGCTGAACGGCAAGAACGGCCGCGCCTGA
- a CDS encoding MFS transporter — translation MGRIYYGWVVVAGAFGVLFVAYGTQYSFGVFFSALLDEFGWSRASLAGAFSLYAFAYCVFGFPAGRLTDLWGPRRVIAVGGCFLGAALMGMAFVGRLWQPYVLYGLVAALGMGTAYVPCNATVVKWFVRRRGLAVGLASSGASVGTLALPPLAQLLIGTIGWRAAYLVFGAGVLVVLNLIAWTMRRDPESLGLHPDDATGPAPSSAPAGGESWPLRRAARTPVFWLLGAAFSATWIPVFIPLVHVVRFSRDLGFSPLVAASVISALGVGAVAGRLVMGPASDRLGRRTTVAIAMALQALAFAGFVAVRDLVSLYATAFVFGYSYGAISTLFTAIVGDFFGREQAGTLVGVLFALAGSMGGWGPLIAGAVYDATASYAPAFALAAALNVAAMALLMLCRPPPAVALGAPTPTSRSATLISR, via the coding sequence GTGGGGCGGATCTACTACGGTTGGGTCGTCGTCGCCGGCGCCTTCGGCGTCCTCTTCGTCGCCTACGGCACCCAGTACTCCTTCGGCGTCTTCTTCTCCGCGCTCCTCGACGAGTTCGGCTGGAGCCGCGCCAGCCTGGCCGGCGCGTTCTCGCTCTACGCCTTCGCCTACTGCGTCTTCGGATTCCCCGCCGGGCGACTGACGGACCTCTGGGGTCCCCGCCGCGTCATCGCCGTCGGCGGCTGCTTCCTGGGCGCGGCGCTCATGGGCATGGCGTTCGTGGGCCGGCTCTGGCAGCCCTACGTGCTGTATGGCCTCGTCGCCGCCCTGGGCATGGGGACCGCCTACGTGCCCTGCAACGCCACCGTGGTGAAGTGGTTCGTCCGGCGCCGCGGCCTCGCCGTTGGCCTCGCCTCCAGCGGGGCCAGCGTGGGGACGCTCGCGCTGCCGCCGCTCGCTCAACTGCTCATCGGCACCATCGGCTGGCGCGCGGCATACCTCGTCTTCGGCGCCGGCGTACTCGTCGTCCTCAACCTCATCGCCTGGACGATGCGCCGCGATCCCGAGAGCCTGGGGCTCCATCCCGATGACGCCACCGGGCCGGCGCCGTCCTCGGCGCCGGCCGGCGGCGAATCCTGGCCCCTGCGGCGGGCGGCGCGCACGCCGGTCTTCTGGCTCCTCGGCGCGGCGTTCTCGGCGACGTGGATCCCGGTCTTCATCCCCCTCGTGCACGTCGTCCGGTTCAGCCGCGACCTGGGGTTTTCACCGCTGGTGGCGGCGTCGGTGATCAGCGCGCTGGGCGTCGGCGCCGTCGCCGGCCGCCTGGTGATGGGTCCGGCCTCGGACCGGCTCGGCCGCCGGACGACCGTGGCCATCGCCATGGCGCTGCAGGCGCTCGCCTTCGCCGGCTTCGTCGCCGTCCGCGATCTGGTGTCGCTCTACGCGACCGCCTTCGTCTTCGGGTACTCGTACGGCGCCATCTCGACGCTCTTCACCGCGATCGTCGGCGACTTCTTCGGCCGCGAGCAGGCGGGGACGCTGGTGGGGGTCCTCTTCGCGCTGGCCGGGTCGATGGGAGGGTGGGGACCGCTCATCGCCGGCGCCGTCTACGACGCGACGGCCAGCTACGCGCCGGCCTTCGCTCTGGCCGCCGCGCTCAACGTCGCCGCGATGGCGCTTCTGATGCTGTGTCGGCCGCCCCCAGCGGTCGCCCTGGGGGCTCCCACCCCCACCTCGCGAAGTGCTACCCTGATTTCAAGATGA
- a CDS encoding GAF domain-containing protein, whose protein sequence is MTPPGDRLRQVADLARAISGALELDEILRRVIAAVEALRPPVRCAVRYLDRSTGGQRVAGGAGDVAPTTDATVHAVPILAGDDLLGVLEVTFADGEPPSEDERAILTLLAGQAAVAMRNAALFAKSEARWRAAEALAEIGRLLSRTLDPDAVAQHIADSLLRLLASQASAIHRVEPESGDLVILAAAGAVGPATSESLRFPRGTGLIGLVVRDRQPMTTPNVLHDPRVTLTAESRARIEAAPYRAALAVPLIVKDHVIGVLAVADRAGRVFDEEEIGLVQAFADQAALALENARLFSLETSRRQQIETLAEIERELVAELKSDRLLRLIIDRATRLFEANGGIYLVEGERMLVPKAWTAKGALADVHIPFGQGLVGLCAEARRGLVVDDYTSWPKALPQFVALGLTRSMAYPLMIRERLLGVITMNRTGDAAPPFRAEDLAILERCATQAAIALQNATLYEEAERRRREAEELARVARTLTESLDPSAVGERIVQSVLPLFGAQSSSVRLLERDRSLRVVATAGRSATPFEPGHTFAPGAGVEGRVVAEGGPLCVRDVVREPSFVLPDDLRRRLSVAGLGAVLSAPLRAKGETIGTLSIGDFAGRTFSTAEAELLQAFADQAALALETARLYERLEERTQKLAALSALTRLITSAQGSPQVFHAVARAATTLLGAKTSRVWIDDPAVGGLRVQAGFGIDPKIERLMTDHPVIAYGQGAVGHVFASRAPEYIADIGSDPRWLNRRLATEGGLRGFAGVPLIAGEGVVGVLAIIFGEEREFTPEEKELIGLLADQAAIAISNARLYEGQELRAARLRTLARLNQIVSSSLDLNEVLDGIARAAAELMEATLVSISIADERSQTLERRAFSDAALGADYPGTIRRYGEGGAGWVALHRRPLNVPDVFVDERIVARDWFRRHNLKSSLSVPILFQDSLLGVLVLFGRKPFVLDADNQDLLDSFVAQAAVAIRNARLFAELRRAHEDLERSQAQLVRAERLSALGEMAAGVAHDFNNLLAIILGRADLLLRRLKDSDLTGWVEAIRQAARDGADTVRRIQEFTRTRTTRSFARVDLSEVLREVVELTRPRWKDEAQSRGVHYGVTVVGEAPPVAGRPEELREVFANLLTNALDAMPDGGRCVLRMGTEGDAVAIAVADTGSGMSGEVRQRVFEPFFTTKGQRGTGLGLAVAWGIVTRHGGTIDVESTPGRGSTFTVRLPLGRNFAPADEAAPPAPPGRAARVLIIDDEPAVRTMLAALLAEEGHVVVEAASGAEGLARCEREPFDVVLSDLSMPRMSGWEFAATCHEKFPHLPVGLITGWGDRLDPTQLQRHHVRFVLAKPFETADVLRQIAQVLR, encoded by the coding sequence ATGACCCCGCCGGGGGATCGGCTCCGTCAGGTGGCCGACCTCGCGCGAGCGATCTCAGGCGCGCTCGAGCTGGATGAGATCCTGCGCCGCGTGATCGCCGCCGTCGAGGCGCTCCGACCCCCGGTCCGGTGCGCCGTCCGTTACCTCGACCGCAGCACCGGCGGCCAGCGCGTCGCCGGGGGCGCCGGGGACGTCGCCCCGACCACCGACGCCACCGTGCATGCCGTACCCATCCTGGCCGGCGACGACCTCCTCGGTGTCCTGGAGGTGACCTTCGCGGACGGCGAGCCCCCCAGCGAGGACGAGCGGGCGATCCTCACCCTTCTGGCGGGCCAGGCCGCCGTCGCCATGCGCAACGCCGCGCTCTTCGCGAAGAGCGAGGCGCGGTGGCGGGCCGCCGAGGCGCTGGCGGAGATCGGCCGGCTGCTCTCGCGCACGCTCGACCCCGACGCCGTCGCCCAGCACATCGCCGACAGCCTCCTGAGACTGCTCGCCTCCCAGGCCTCCGCGATCCACCGGGTGGAGCCGGAGTCCGGCGACCTGGTGATCCTCGCCGCCGCCGGCGCAGTCGGGCCGGCGACGTCCGAGAGCCTGAGGTTTCCGCGGGGGACGGGCCTGATCGGACTCGTGGTGCGGGACCGCCAGCCGATGACGACGCCCAACGTGCTGCACGACCCGCGGGTGACGCTGACGGCGGAGTCGCGGGCGCGGATCGAGGCCGCGCCTTACCGGGCGGCCCTGGCCGTGCCGCTGATCGTCAAGGATCACGTCATCGGCGTGTTGGCGGTGGCGGACCGCGCGGGCCGGGTCTTCGACGAGGAGGAGATCGGCCTGGTCCAGGCCTTCGCCGACCAGGCGGCACTCGCGCTCGAGAACGCCCGCCTCTTCTCCCTGGAGACCTCCCGTCGCCAGCAGATCGAGACCCTGGCCGAGATCGAGCGCGAGCTGGTCGCCGAGCTGAAGAGCGACCGCCTCCTGCGCCTGATCATCGACCGCGCGACCCGCCTCTTCGAGGCCAACGGGGGGATCTACCTGGTCGAAGGCGAGCGGATGCTCGTCCCCAAGGCCTGGACCGCCAAGGGAGCCCTCGCTGACGTGCACATTCCCTTCGGCCAGGGGCTGGTCGGGCTCTGCGCGGAGGCGCGCCGCGGCCTGGTCGTGGACGACTACACATCCTGGCCCAAGGCGCTGCCCCAGTTCGTCGCGCTGGGGCTGACGCGCTCGATGGCCTATCCCCTCATGATCCGCGAGCGGCTCCTGGGCGTGATCACTATGAACCGCACGGGCGACGCGGCGCCGCCGTTCCGGGCCGAGGATCTCGCCATCCTGGAGCGCTGCGCGACACAGGCGGCGATCGCGCTGCAGAACGCCACGCTCTACGAGGAGGCGGAGCGGCGGCGACGGGAGGCGGAGGAGCTGGCGCGGGTCGCGCGCACGCTGACCGAGAGCCTCGACCCCAGCGCCGTCGGCGAGCGGATCGTGCAGAGCGTGCTTCCCCTGTTCGGCGCGCAGAGCTCGAGCGTTCGGCTGCTCGAGCGCGACCGCTCCCTGAGGGTAGTGGCCACCGCCGGCCGGTCGGCGACGCCCTTCGAGCCCGGTCATACCTTCGCGCCGGGCGCCGGAGTGGAGGGCCGCGTGGTGGCCGAGGGCGGCCCCCTCTGCGTCCGCGACGTGGTGCGCGAGCCGAGCTTCGTCCTGCCCGACGACCTCCGCCGCCGGCTCAGCGTGGCCGGCCTCGGCGCCGTCCTGTCGGCGCCGCTGCGCGCCAAGGGAGAGACCATCGGCACCCTCTCCATCGGCGACTTCGCCGGGCGGACCTTCTCCACGGCCGAGGCCGAGCTGCTGCAGGCCTTCGCCGACCAGGCGGCGCTCGCCCTCGAGACCGCGCGCCTCTACGAGCGGCTGGAGGAGCGGACGCAGAAGCTGGCCGCCCTCAGCGCGCTGACGCGGCTCATCACCTCCGCCCAGGGCAGCCCCCAGGTCTTCCACGCCGTGGCGCGGGCCGCCACCACGCTGCTGGGCGCCAAAACATCGCGCGTCTGGATCGACGATCCCGCGGTCGGCGGCCTCAGGGTCCAGGCGGGATTCGGCATCGATCCAAAGATCGAACGGCTGATGACGGACCACCCGGTGATCGCCTATGGCCAGGGCGCGGTCGGACACGTCTTCGCGTCGCGCGCGCCTGAATACATCGCGGACATCGGGAGTGATCCGCGGTGGCTGAACCGGCGGCTGGCGACGGAGGGCGGCCTGCGGGGCTTCGCCGGCGTGCCGCTGATCGCTGGCGAGGGCGTCGTGGGGGTGCTGGCCATCATCTTCGGCGAGGAGCGCGAGTTCACCCCCGAGGAGAAGGAGTTGATAGGGCTCCTGGCCGACCAGGCCGCCATCGCCATCAGCAACGCACGGCTCTACGAGGGCCAGGAGCTCCGGGCGGCGCGGCTGCGGACGCTGGCCCGCCTGAACCAGATCGTGTCGTCGTCGCTCGATCTCAACGAGGTGCTGGACGGCATCGCCCGGGCGGCCGCGGAGCTGATGGAGGCCACACTGGTGTCGATCTCGATCGCCGACGAGAGGTCGCAGACGCTCGAGCGCCGGGCCTTTTCGGACGCGGCTCTGGGCGCGGACTATCCGGGGACGATCCGACGCTACGGCGAGGGCGGGGCGGGATGGGTGGCCCTCCACCGCCGCCCCCTCAACGTGCCCGACGTCTTCGTCGACGAGCGGATCGTCGCGCGCGACTGGTTCCGCCGGCACAACCTCAAGAGCAGCCTGTCCGTTCCCATCCTGTTCCAGGACTCGCTGCTCGGCGTCCTCGTGCTCTTCGGTCGGAAGCCCTTCGTGCTCGACGCGGACAACCAGGATCTGCTCGACAGCTTCGTCGCCCAGGCCGCCGTGGCCATTCGCAATGCGCGGCTGTTCGCGGAGCTCCGCCGCGCCCACGAGGACCTCGAGCGCAGCCAGGCCCAGCTGGTGCGGGCCGAGCGCCTCAGCGCGCTGGGCGAGATGGCGGCGGGCGTCGCCCACGACTTCAACAACCTGCTGGCGATCATCCTCGGGCGCGCGGACCTGCTGCTCCGGCGTTTGAAAGATAGCGACCTGACCGGGTGGGTGGAGGCGATCCGGCAGGCGGCGCGCGACGGCGCCGACACCGTGCGGCGCATCCAGGAGTTCACGCGCACGCGGACGACACGCTCCTTCGCCCGCGTGGACCTGAGCGAGGTGCTGCGCGAGGTGGTCGAGCTGACGCGCCCGCGCTGGAAGGACGAGGCCCAGAGTCGCGGCGTGCACTACGGCGTCACCGTGGTGGGCGAGGCCCCGCCGGTGGCGGGGCGCCCCGAGGAGCTGCGCGAGGTCTTCGCCAACCTACTCACCAACGCGCTCGACGCCATGCCGGACGGCGGCCGGTGCGTGCTCCGCATGGGCACGGAGGGCGACGCGGTCGCCATCGCGGTCGCCGACACCGGGAGCGGGATGTCCGGGGAGGTCCGCCAGCGCGTCTTCGAGCCCTTCTTCACCACCAAGGGCCAGCGCGGCACCGGACTCGGCCTGGCCGTGGCCTGGGGCATCGTGACCCGACACGGCGGCACCATCGACGTGGAAAGCACGCCCGGCCGCGGCTCCACCTTCACCGTGCGCCTGCCCCTCGGCCGCAACTTCGCCCCGGCCGATGAGGCCGCCCCGCCGGCGCCGCCCGGCCGGGCCGCGCGGGTCCTCATCATCGACGACGAGCCGGCGGTGCGGACGATGCTGGCCGCCCTGCTGGCCGAGGAGGGCCACGTGGTCGTCGAGGCGGCCAGCGGCGCCGAAGGGCTCGCGCGGTGCGAGAGGGAGCCGTTCGATGTCGTGCTGAGCGACCTGTCCATGCCGCGGATGTCGGGCTGGGAGTTCGCCGCCACCTGCCACGAGAAGTTTCCGCACCTGCCCGTGGGCCTCATCACCGGCTGGGGCGATCGGCTGGACCCGACCCAGCTGCAACGGCACCACGTCCGCTTCGTGCTGGCCAAACCCTTCGAGACCGCGGACGTGCTCCGACAGATCGCCCAGGTGCTGCGGTGA
- a CDS encoding GAF domain-containing protein, with protein sequence MTLHRLLPLIALILNLCLVAISLLRNPQSRLNRIFAYFVSTLALWNFGVFMLRGARDPTTAYQWEILIHVGVIALPAFYYHFVLIFLDSTVRQRRWLVAAYGLSAVFSLLNLLASSVFVTGVQSTAWGWAPAPGWLYNVFFVYFYAFLLAGLVHLGHAYKSADSGFRRNRTLLILVGAVLTIFGGFVDVVRFALAKPFPLVDRIYPIGIPANMVCALMFGTAIIRYRMFDVSAVVKKCAVYGTVGAAVTSILVALTWVLERTFELENLTAVWMIAPLGFIFTLLLTPLGRPIEDWIERLMFSKSRGCHETLVALSKQMSTMLDFGKVVDTLVRDLVRGIPLTHSALLIYDETTRSFVTQREETTTGESAGVAAMRGDSLIVQWLRRKEGVLVKEEAVLNRRAAQYFDAAGEELEDINASLIVPLKLEGEITGILLLGEKLSGEIFDTEELELLGVLANQAAIAMANARLYEQADRERRRIEVLYQLSRRLATATETQELLSLIVKETSQLLGVEVAALRLLEEEELVLKAWTHSPIASALRPRLRIGESLTGIVVATNQPLTVEDVLEDERYDPLHKKAVEAIGLHGFLGVPLRADGKPTGVLYVYTQQRRRFAADDISLLSAFADQASVILEKGRLAEERKQAEEALRQSEKLATMGQLLAGVAHELNNPLTVLIGYAGMLRSGAESRSQKLRGRSVDYAAEQIETAAEHCSRIVQNFLALARKHPPERRRVALNQIVTGAGELLAYPLATDNVKVNLDLAADLPDLWADQYQLQQVVVNLLTNAHHALRQTSVRHLTITTRYDAARSCVGLWVADTGPGIPPELLARIFEPFFTTKPIGEGTGLGLSLCQGIVESHGGSIRVETEVGHGAVFKIELPVGSVLLESPGPDAGSGFPIPQRKVLVVDDDSAVATLLADLLTLDGHQVETASNAATALERLADRSYDLVISDIRMPKLDGPGLYREVERRHWGRRPLFVFVTGDILGADTLKFLEKTKVPCLNKPFAREDVRRAVHSALAAAQ encoded by the coding sequence ATGACCCTGCATCGCCTCCTACCCCTGATCGCCCTCATCCTGAACCTCTGTCTGGTCGCGATCTCCCTGCTCAGAAACCCTCAGAGCCGACTCAACCGGATCTTTGCCTACTTCGTGTCGACGCTGGCTCTGTGGAACTTCGGCGTGTTCATGCTGCGGGGCGCCCGAGACCCGACCACGGCCTACCAGTGGGAGATTCTTATCCACGTGGGCGTCATCGCGCTCCCGGCGTTCTACTACCACTTCGTTCTCATCTTCCTCGACAGTACCGTTCGTCAACGACGCTGGCTGGTCGCGGCCTATGGCCTCTCCGCCGTCTTCTCACTGCTGAATCTCCTCGCTTCATCGGTCTTTGTGACCGGCGTTCAGTCCACGGCCTGGGGATGGGCTCCGGCACCGGGGTGGCTCTACAATGTCTTCTTCGTCTACTTTTATGCGTTCCTCCTCGCCGGTCTCGTTCACCTCGGCCACGCCTACAAGAGCGCCGATTCCGGCTTCCGCCGCAATCGCACGCTCCTCATCCTGGTCGGAGCGGTGCTGACGATTTTCGGTGGCTTCGTCGATGTCGTGAGGTTCGCCCTGGCCAAGCCCTTCCCTCTCGTCGACCGGATATACCCGATCGGCATCCCGGCCAACATGGTGTGCGCGTTGATGTTCGGCACCGCGATCATCCGGTACCGCATGTTTGACGTGAGCGCGGTGGTCAAAAAGTGCGCGGTGTACGGCACGGTCGGCGCTGCCGTAACGTCGATCCTGGTGGCGCTCACGTGGGTGCTGGAGCGCACGTTCGAGCTGGAAAACCTGACAGCCGTCTGGATGATCGCGCCGCTGGGGTTCATCTTCACACTCCTCCTCACTCCCCTGGGCCGGCCCATCGAGGACTGGATCGAGCGCCTCATGTTCAGCAAGTCCCGGGGATGCCATGAGACCCTCGTGGCGCTGAGCAAGCAAATGAGTACGATGCTCGATTTCGGCAAGGTCGTGGACACGCTGGTGCGAGACCTCGTCCGGGGCATACCCCTGACGCACTCCGCCCTCCTGATCTACGACGAGACCACGAGATCATTCGTGACTCAGCGGGAAGAGACGACGACCGGTGAGTCGGCCGGTGTCGCGGCAATGAGGGGCGATAGCCTCATCGTTCAGTGGCTAAGGCGGAAGGAGGGTGTCCTGGTAAAGGAAGAGGCGGTCCTCAACCGGAGAGCCGCCCAGTATTTCGACGCGGCGGGCGAAGAACTCGAAGACATCAACGCATCACTGATCGTGCCGTTGAAGCTCGAAGGCGAGATCACGGGTATTCTCCTGCTCGGCGAGAAGCTCTCCGGCGAGATCTTCGACACCGAGGAACTCGAGCTTTTGGGCGTCCTCGCCAACCAGGCGGCGATCGCCATGGCCAACGCGCGGCTCTACGAGCAGGCCGACCGTGAGCGCCGCCGGATCGAGGTCCTCTACCAGTTGTCAAGGCGGCTCGCGACCGCCACCGAGACGCAAGAGCTTCTGTCGCTGATCGTGAAGGAGACGAGTCAGCTCCTGGGCGTCGAGGTCGCCGCGCTGCGGCTGCTGGAGGAAGAGGAGCTCGTGCTGAAGGCTTGGACCCATTCCCCCATCGCGTCGGCCTTGCGCCCACGCTTGAGAATCGGCGAGAGCCTGACCGGGATTGTGGTGGCGACGAACCAACCCCTCACGGTGGAGGATGTGCTCGAAGATGAACGTTACGATCCGCTCCATAAGAAGGCCGTCGAGGCGATCGGCCTGCACGGGTTTCTGGGGGTCCCCTTGCGGGCGGACGGCAAGCCCACCGGCGTTCTGTATGTATACACGCAACAGCGTCGGCGGTTCGCCGCCGATGATATCTCTCTCCTTTCGGCTTTCGCCGATCAGGCCTCCGTCATCTTGGAGAAAGGCCGGCTCGCCGAGGAACGAAAGCAGGCAGAGGAGGCCTTGCGTCAGAGTGAAAAGCTGGCGACGATGGGTCAGCTGCTCGCCGGAGTGGCCCATGAACTCAATAACCCGCTCACCGTGTTGATCGGGTACGCGGGCATGTTGCGTTCGGGGGCGGAGAGCCGATCACAGAAGCTGAGGGGCAGGTCGGTCGACTATGCGGCCGAACAAATTGAGACAGCCGCCGAACACTGCAGTCGAATCGTCCAGAACTTCCTCGCGCTCGCGCGAAAACACCCCCCTGAGCGCCGGCGGGTGGCCTTGAATCAGATTGTCACCGGGGCCGGGGAACTGCTGGCCTATCCGCTCGCCACCGACAACGTGAAGGTCAACCTGGACTTGGCGGCCGATCTTCCCGACCTCTGGGCCGATCAGTACCAGCTCCAGCAGGTCGTGGTGAATCTGTTGACGAACGCCCACCACGCGTTGCGCCAGACGTCCGTGCGCCACCTCACGATCACGACTCGCTACGATGCGGCCCGCTCGTGCGTGGGGTTGTGGGTCGCCGATACGGGGCCCGGTATACCGCCCGAGCTCTTGGCCCGGATTTTCGAGCCCTTCTTCACGACGAAACCCATCGGCGAGGGGACCGGACTGGGGCTGTCCCTCTGCCAGGGAATCGTTGAAAGTCACGGGGGCTCGATTCGGGTCGAAACCGAGGTGGGACACGGGGCCGTGTTCAAGATCGAATTGCCAGTTGGCTCCGTCCTGCTGGAATCCCCGGGTCCCGATGCCGGATCCGGGTTCCCGATTCCGCAGAGGAAGGTCTTGGTCGTAGACGACGACTCGGCGGTCGCGACTCTGTTGGCGGACCTCCTCACGCTCGATGGCCACCAAGTCGAGACGGCCTCGAACGCCGCGACGGCGCTGGAGCGCCTGGCTGATCGGAGCTATGACCTCGTCATCTCCGACATTCGGATGCCGAAGCTCGATGGTCCGGGCTTGTACCGTGAGGTCGAACGTCGCCATTGGGGACGCCGACCGCTGTTCGTTTTCGTTACCGGGGATATCCTGGGCGCGGACACGCTGAAGTTCCTCGAGAAAACGAAGGTCCCGTGCCTCAACAAGCCTTTTGCCCGGGAGGACGTACGCCGCGCCGTCCATTCGGCGCTCGCCGCGGCTCAATAA